A single uncultured Methanobrevibacter sp. DNA region contains:
- a CDS encoding helix-turn-helix transcriptional regulator gives METKIKEFRNEKGLSQQKLADLTGVTRQTINALENARYNPSLLLAFRITKILDKENIEDVFIIGDGE, from the coding sequence TTGGAAACTAAAATTAAAGAATTTCGTAATGAAAAAGGATTAAGTCAACAAAAACTGGCGGACTTGACAGGTGTTACAAGACAAACTATTAATGCTTTAGAAAATGCTCGATATAATCCTTCTTTACTTTTAGCCTTTAGAATAACTAAGATTTTAGATAAAGAAAACATTGAGGATGTTTTCATCATTGGTGATGGTGAGTGA
- a CDS encoding DUF4013 domain-containing protein — translation MILDIYKDSFEYASKNVKNLLILGVFYLFGFLVIPIFFILGYNYRIVKIATEGMINGNDELPEFEDWTLMFVEGIKCFVVYVAYAIIPIIIFAGILFGCSQINNLSLLILGFIVGIIITLIFTLYSFLAISHMATNDGSMKSAFEIKEITNIAKSIGWGRCFTTYIGMLIIVFVITTVVVAVIVAILMLLGFATISAVPVMSVATATGVISSLIVNFVITFIVMPYLQIFQSRCQGLLYNIR, via the coding sequence ATGATATTAGATATTTATAAAGATTCTTTTGAATATGCTTCTAAAAATGTTAAGAATCTCTTGATTTTAGGAGTGTTTTATTTATTCGGTTTCTTAGTCATTCCCATATTTTTTATTTTAGGTTACAATTATAGAATTGTTAAAATAGCTACTGAGGGAATGATTAATGGTAATGATGAACTTCCTGAATTTGAAGACTGGACTTTGATGTTTGTTGAAGGAATTAAATGTTTCGTAGTTTATGTAGCTTATGCAATTATTCCGATTATTATCTTTGCAGGTATTCTATTTGGCTGTAGTCAAATTAATAATCTTTCTTTACTTATTCTTGGATTTATTGTTGGGATTATTATTACATTAATATTTACATTATATTCCTTTTTAGCTATATCTCATATGGCTACTAATGATGGATCTATGAAATCCGCATTTGAGATTAAGGAAATAACCAACATTGCCAAGTCTATCGGTTGGGGAAGATGTTTCACAACATATATTGGAATGTTAATAATTGTTTTTGTAATTACAACAGTTGTAGTTGCTGTAATTGTAGCAATTTTAATGCTTTTAGGATTTGCAACTATTTCAGCAGTTCCTGTGATGAGTGTTGCTACTGCAACAGGAGTTATATCAAGTTTAATTGTTAATTTTGTAATAACATTTATTGTTATGCCTTATTTGCAAATATTCCAAAGTCGTTGCCAAGGTTTACTTTATAATATTAGGTGA
- the purB gene encoding adenylosuccinate lyase: MAIHPIEYRYGTPEMKSIWETENKLQRKLDVESALAQAEGKLGIIPQEVADEIAAKANTKYVKLERVDEIEAQTKHDIAALVKAIGEVCDNDAGEYVHFGATSNDVVDSSNSLLLNDSIEILKEKVERLTKIMLDLAEENMDKVCIGRTHGQHALPTTYGMKFGIWADELHRQYIRLENAQKNVCVAMMDGAVGTTAALGEDGWKIHKEVANILGLPAATITNQVVQRDNHVEFISTLANIASTLDKIGLEIRSLQRTELMELGEYFDPEKQVGSSTMPHKMNPITAERICGVARIVKSFVNAALDNNPLWHERDLTNSSCERIMFPESCILTDYILNLTIKLMSNLVFYDENIERNLNMTNGLIMAERLMAELTRSGMGKQTAYGIVRRNAIKANKEGGLLGELILEEEEVQKYLTPEDVEKIMNPHTYIGSSKTIISELLEQSKEWFK; this comes from the coding sequence ATGGCTATACATCCAATTGAATATAGATATGGTACTCCTGAAATGAAATCCATTTGGGAAACTGAAAACAAATTACAAAGAAAGTTAGATGTGGAATCAGCATTAGCTCAAGCAGAAGGTAAACTTGGAATTATCCCTCAAGAAGTAGCTGATGAAATAGCTGCTAAAGCTAATACAAAATATGTTAAATTAGAAAGAGTAGATGAAATTGAAGCTCAAACTAAACACGACATAGCAGCATTAGTTAAAGCTATTGGAGAAGTTTGTGATAATGATGCTGGAGAATATGTCCACTTCGGAGCTACTTCAAATGATGTTGTAGACAGTTCAAACTCTTTACTTTTAAATGATTCTATAGAAATATTAAAAGAAAAAGTAGAAAGATTAACTAAAATAATGTTAGACTTAGCAGAAGAAAATATGGACAAAGTCTGCATTGGTCGTACTCATGGTCAGCATGCTCTTCCAACTACTTACGGTATGAAATTTGGTATCTGGGCTGATGAACTTCATAGACAATACATAAGATTAGAAAATGCTCAGAAAAATGTTTGTGTAGCTATGATGGACGGTGCAGTAGGTACAACTGCAGCTCTTGGTGAAGATGGATGGAAAATCCACAAAGAAGTAGCTAATATATTAGGATTACCTGCAGCAACCATTACAAACCAAGTTGTTCAAAGAGACAACCATGTAGAATTTATTTCAACATTAGCTAATATTGCAAGTACCTTAGATAAAATCGGTTTGGAAATCAGAAGTTTGCAAAGAACAGAACTTATGGAACTTGGTGAATACTTTGACCCTGAAAAACAAGTAGGTAGTAGTACCATGCCTCATAAAATGAACCCTATTACTGCTGAACGTATTTGTGGTGTTGCAAGAATTGTAAAATCTTTCGTAAATGCTGCACTCGACAACAACCCTCTCTGGCATGAAAGAGATTTAACTAACTCTTCTTGTGAAAGAATAATGTTCCCTGAAAGCTGTATTTTAACTGATTATATTCTTAATTTAACTATCAAATTAATGAGTAATTTAGTATTTTATGATGAAAATATTGAAAGAAACTTAAATATGACCAACGGATTAATTATGGCTGAAAGGTTAATGGCTGAACTTACAAGAAGTGGAATGGGAAAACAAACAGCATATGGAATTGTAAGAAGAAATGCTATTAAAGCTAATAAAGAAGGTGGTCTTTTAGGAGAACTTATTTTAGAAGAAGAGGAAGTTCAAAAATATTTAACTCCTGAAGATGTTGAAAAAATCATGAACCCACATACATATATCGGATCATCAAAAACAATTATTAGTGAATTACTTGAACAATCAAAAGAATGGTTTAAATAA
- a CDS encoding CPBP family intramembrane glutamic endopeptidase: MSSLNKAIKQTTLIELLILILCFYSLHIAFSFRGFDLNMEWMYVLIIVYVLIKSGKYKTEPNLNIFSKIKFKYVFLIVIVNVFFSYGMLYLANTLNLGNLLAFNLIPNLKDIAFVGGLIGTVLISPISEELIFRGIILNRLKLVVPVDMAILVSSLCFGVLHSYGSMISAFVFGLCMCVLYVKTDNILVPISAHIMNNFFAEVLFYLDHDAILFSNGIVMTVITILAIISLYLILNSLKMELNYLNKK; this comes from the coding sequence ATGTCTTCATTAAATAAGGCTATTAAACAAACAACTTTAATTGAATTATTAATTTTAATTTTGTGTTTTTATTCACTGCATATTGCTTTTAGTTTTCGTGGATTTGATTTAAATATGGAGTGGATGTATGTCCTTATTATTGTTTATGTTCTTATTAAATCTGGAAAATATAAAACAGAACCTAATTTAAATATTTTTTCAAAAATTAAATTTAAATATGTATTTTTAATTGTTATTGTAAATGTATTTTTTTCATATGGGATGCTTTACTTAGCAAACACTTTAAATTTAGGAAATCTGCTTGCTTTTAATTTAATTCCAAATTTAAAAGATATTGCTTTTGTTGGAGGTTTGATTGGAACTGTTTTAATTTCTCCTATTTCTGAGGAATTGATTTTTAGAGGTATTATTTTAAATAGGTTGAAATTAGTTGTTCCTGTAGATATGGCTATTTTAGTGTCTTCTTTATGTTTTGGTGTTCTTCATAGTTATGGAAGTATGATTTCTGCATTTGTTTTTGGATTATGTATGTGTGTCTTATATGTTAAGACAGATAATATTTTAGTGCCGATTTCTGCTCATATTATGAATAATTTCTTTGCAGAAGTTTTATTTTACCTGGATCATGATGCAATACTTTTCAGTAATGGTATTGTAATGACTGTGATTACTATTTTGGCGATTATATCTCTATATTTAATATTAAACTCTTTAAAGATGGAATTAAATTATTTGAATAAAAAATAA
- the trpE gene encoding anthranilate synthase component I — translation MFSPSLEEVKKIAENKQYKRVPVAYELYSDIATPIEVLRILKEISKHCYMLESVEDSEKWGRYSFLGFDPLLEFTCQNGVVQIKGDSDFEDSSKLTDDDKVVIKTDNPGEVIKDLIRKNKSPKLDNLPPFTGGFVGYFAYDYIKYAEPSLNLDAENQDQFKDIDLMLFDKVVAFDNFKQKIILIANIKTDNLDENYKKACKELEKIAKLIKTGKKAKIEPLKLKSDFKPVFSREKYCEMVNKAKHYIKEGDIFQVVLSNRIEADISGSLFDTYRVLRTTNPSPYMFYFSSDDIEIAGASPETLVKLNNRKLYTFPLAGTRPRGKTESEDLALEEELLSDEKELAEHNMLVDLGRNDIGKISEIGSVNVDKYLSIERFSHVMHIGSTVTGTLRKDLDSLAAIDSILPAGTLSGAPKIRACEIINELENNKRGIYGGAIGYIDLSGNVDTCISIRIAFARNNKVFIRSGAGIVADSIADNEFDECLNKAAAVIDALKIADGGIL, via the coding sequence ATGTTTTCCCCAAGTCTGGAAGAAGTAAAAAAAATTGCAGAAAATAAACAATACAAACGTGTTCCAGTAGCTTATGAATTATATTCAGATATAGCTACTCCTATAGAAGTATTAAGAATCTTAAAAGAAATCAGTAAGCATTGTTATATGTTGGAAAGTGTTGAAGATTCTGAAAAATGGGGAAGATATAGTTTCTTGGGATTTGATCCTCTTTTAGAATTTACTTGTCAAAATGGTGTTGTTCAAATCAAGGGAGATAGTGATTTTGAAGATAGTTCTAAATTAACTGATGATGATAAAGTAGTTATTAAAACAGATAATCCTGGAGAAGTTATTAAAGATTTAATCAGAAAAAATAAATCTCCAAAATTAGATAATTTACCTCCATTTACTGGTGGTTTTGTAGGGTATTTTGCTTATGATTATATTAAATATGCAGAACCTTCCTTAAATTTAGATGCTGAAAATCAAGATCAATTTAAAGACATTGATTTAATGTTATTTGATAAGGTTGTTGCATTTGATAATTTTAAACAAAAAATAATTTTAATTGCAAATATAAAAACCGATAATCTGGATGAGAACTATAAAAAAGCTTGCAAAGAATTGGAAAAAATAGCTAAATTAATCAAAACAGGAAAAAAAGCAAAAATTGAACCATTAAAATTAAAATCAGATTTTAAACCAGTATTTTCACGTGAAAAATATTGTGAAATGGTTAATAAAGCTAAACATTATATTAAAGAAGGAGATATTTTCCAAGTAGTATTGTCAAACAGGATTGAAGCAGATATTTCAGGAAGCTTATTTGATACTTACAGAGTTTTAAGAACAACCAATCCTTCCCCATACATGTTTTATTTCTCAAGTGATGATATTGAGATAGCTGGAGCTTCACCTGAAACTTTAGTTAAATTAAATAATAGAAAATTATACACATTTCCATTAGCAGGAACAAGACCTAGAGGAAAAACAGAAAGTGAAGATTTGGCTCTTGAAGAAGAATTATTAAGTGATGAAAAAGAGTTAGCTGAACATAATATGCTTGTAGATTTAGGACGTAATGATATTGGAAAAATTTCTGAAATAGGTTCTGTAAATGTTGATAAATATCTTTCAATTGAGAGATTTTCACATGTAATGCATATTGGTTCAACAGTAACTGGAACTTTAAGGAAAGACTTGGATTCACTTGCAGCTATTGATTCAATTCTTCCAGCAGGAACATTATCCGGAGCTCCAAAAATCAGGGCTTGTGAAATTATTAATGAACTTGAAAATAATAAAAGAGGAATTTACGGAGGAGCTATTGGATATATTGATTTAAGTGGTAATGTAGATACTTGTATTTCAATTAGAATAGCTTTTGCACGTAATAATAAAGTTTTCATAAGATCCGGTGCAGGAATCGTAGCAGACAGTATTGCTGACAATGAATTTGACGAATGTTTAAATAAGGCTGCTGCAGTAATTGATGCTTTAA